Part of the Neovison vison isolate M4711 chromosome 14, ASM_NN_V1, whole genome shotgun sequence genome is shown below.
CCAGGGACCGTCTGTATCATTTTCGTACCACAGAAGCACAAAGAAGCCCCTGCACTGTTTGCTTTCACTTCCACGGTGCCTTTGTAACACCCAGTGGGCCTCACGCGTCCCTGATGTTCTCTGCTGCTGTTGGAGTCCGTCAGCTCACACAGGAGAGGAGTAGTAATAATTATTGGCTCCACTCTGTGTTTATCCAGAATGTTCCAGAGCGCACAGCTCTTTCTCACAGGTTATCTGTGTATGAGGCAGAGCAGCTGAGTCTCGGAGGCTGCCTGGCCCAGGTGGCTCCCTGGCCTGAGGGTCTTTCTCTTTGAGACCCTAATGTAGATGGAGGTGGAGGTGGCCCAGGGAGAAGCCTGGCCGGTCGCTGAGCTGCGGAGGCCAGTGAGGCCTCACCGGGGGCCTCCCAATGCAAAGGAAGTGACTTGCCCCAAACTCTTGAGGTTTGTGGTGCCTACTTGGGGGTGAGCACCTAATGAGGGGCTGGCCTAGATTTGAGCCCTGGTTGCCTGACTCCAAAGGCTCTTCTTCCCCATCccaggggctggagctggggctggTGTGAAGTGGGGGGACACTGGAAGTGCCATTGCAGTGGGTGGTGCTGAACGGGTGAGCTGGGAGGTTTTCCCTCTGTTGGGCCGGGGCAGGCCTAGGCCATGGCACAGTTAGTGGTACCCTTGGGCCTTTTTCTCCAAAGCCCAAAACTTCACATTGAGTCAGGCTGGAAATGGCCCAAGGCCACATGATACCTCCCTGTCATCTCCAAGAAATGGTGGCTCTGTCGTTGACTTGTGAGTTGGCTACCCTTGAGTTCCACTTCTCGCCAAGCCCTAATGGGCTCTCTGACCTTGGGCCGTTGTCTGACCTCTGAGCCAGGATCACAGTGTCCTGTGTCTGTGTAACAACCAGCATTTATTCCCTCAGTTTGAGAGGCCGGGGTCGCAGTGTTGGAggggctccctccccagcctcgAGGAGGAGGCTCCTTCTGCCTCTCAGGGTCTGGCGGCTCCATGTGTCCCGCGGCTTCTgtcccccagctctgcctctatATACATGTGGCTTTCTCTGtatttccatgtcttttcctCTTATCAGGACACCAGTGATCGGATTTAGGGCCCAGTCTAAATGCAGGATGATTtcctctcaagatccttaactaattacaagaccagtgctctaacccctgagctatggagccgATCCTTAACTAATTACAAGAGTGAAGAACTttattccaaataaggtcatgttcTGAGATTCCGAGTGACATGAAATCTGGGGGAACACGTTCAATCCACTACACTCAGTTTCCTCAGTGTTAAACAGGAACAGCCCATGCTGCTGTGGGAGGCACGAGGCTGGAACTGAGAAGAGGCATCTGCCCCTCGCCCGACCTCgagccttccttctttccttcgtTCCCTGGCTGCCTCGGCCTTGTGTCGGTAAACCAGAGATGTGTGggtccccagggccagcagaaGGAAGCAAGGGCCGCTCTTCAGGCTGTGCCTTGGATCTGAGTGTGTGTGGCCCCTGCCAGGACCTTTAGGTGCGGAGCTCGACAGGGTCTCCTGTTCTCTGCCCACGTACTGATGGGGGCTGTCGTTCCTAGGTTCCGGGCCATGGGCATCCTTGTCCAGAAATGCTTTCTGAGTCGGAGGAGATGGTGCCTTTGGGAGCCACTCGGGAGTCACCGCACATCAAGATGGAGCCAGAAGAGCCACACCCCGAGGGGGCATGGCAGGGGGATGGGGCTCCGGGAACGCCGAGCTGGGTGTCCCTAAGCCAGGGCTCTAAGGAGAAGGCGCTCTTCTTGCCTGGTGGAGGTGAGGACAGGGATGGAGAAGGATGTGGAGGGAGGCTCTTTGTGGGTGGCAGCtgtggggggaggtggaggcTCATAGCACAGGGGGGCAGGGCATGAGCTCTCCTGCCATGGAGATGCCCGGATGTCTGCCCACCTGCCCCTCAGAGGCCGCTCCTGCGCCACCTCAGAGCCTGCTGACCCTCTTCTTGGGTCGGGTTGGGGTGGATTTGGAGGCAGCTCTGGTGTCCCCTGGGGTCGGCTCAGGGGCAGCAGCGGGGCCCAGCAGGGTGAGGTGGCCGCCCTGAGGACCTCTCTGCTCtctcagccctcccctccccccagatccCCGTGCTCGCTCGCGAGGGGCGGACCAGAGACCGCCAGATGGCTGCGGCGCTGCTCACCGCCTGGTCCCAGGTCAGTGTCCCCGATCAGGTGCACGGCTGAACGGAGAGCACAAGGACATGAAGGAGTGGCGTCTCAGACGGGGCCTCGTTGTCTGGAtctgggggctggaggaggggtgcACCTGGACATCCTGAGCTTTGGCTGTGGTGCCAGAAAGggccttttctttgtgtcttatCGCCTGTGGTACACAACTGCTTTGTTTTTTacagccctcccccaccaaaaaaaaatgcCCCCCTTGGGCGGCTGTCCTGTTTCACCGTCAGATGGGAGCACAGGCCTTGCTTGGGGCAGTGGGCTaggggccaggggcaggggcggCCCTCATCTTGGAGCCATTCCCCCCCGCCCAGGGTGTCCCGCCGTGCCCTGGAGAGTGGGTATTTTGTGTTGCAGATGCCGGTGACTTTTGAGGATGTGGCTCTGTACCTCTCCAGGGAGGAGTGGGGTCGGCTGGACCACGCCCAGCAAAGCTTCTACAGGGACGTCCTGCAGAAGAGGAACGGACTGTCCCTGGGTAAGGGCCTGAGCTTGTGCTGGGGTGACCACTTCTGAGGCCCGATGCCAGAGGTGGGGCCGTCctgccaccccctcctccccccacctcggGCTTAAGCTTCTCAGCATCCACATGGGCCGCTCTGTTCTCCCTGGTGAAAGACACGCGCTCTGTGCTGACCTGGAGACCACGAGCCACGTGTGGCTGCTCAGCACCAGAAATGTGGCTGGAGTGCCTGGGCTGATCCTTGATTTCCTTTTAATCGGTCAAGTTTGAATTGTTGTAGCCCCTCATGGCGAGTGGCCATTGCGCCAGGCAGCGCTGGCCTTGCGCTTCTGCTTTCCGGTCCTTCTGCGGTATTGGGCTGCTCCTGCCACCGTCCTGCTCCTCCAAGCCCCAcctgagaggtgtgtgtgtggagagctTGGCTGCCTATCGGGGCTTTGTGCCGGGGGATAGGGGGTCCTGGTGCCAGCTCATCTCTCCAGGCCCCCAGACCCTGAGCTGTCACATCCACCCCGAGGGGCCTGTCCTCTCTTCAGAGGGGCCTTGGGTCCCTCATTGTTTCTTATGGTAAATCAAGTCCCAACACCCCAACTTCTCTGTTTCAGACACTGTTTTTGTTGGCAGAATTGAGAGGAGCTTCTGGCGCTCGTTCCTTCATTGCCATTCAGTTCAATCTGCCTATTTGTCTGTCAGTACCTACCAGGGGCACACTTGCTGGTCTAGGGGAGCTGGGGGCTTGGTGGTTTCACCTTGACCTCGGCGGTGGGCTTCAGAGTCAGGACAGCTCACGCCTTTAATTATCTTGGCTTTGCTCACCACCCATCGTAGCACTCCTCATGGCCCAGAGCGGCAGGCCCAGGCAAGTCCTGGGAGGTCAGAGGGAACTCAGCACCCACCTGCAGCCCCACGGCCAGCCTCACAAGTGCCTGAAACCCGGGGGCGGGTCCCACACACTCCTCTCTTCCTGCACGGTCTGGTTTGGGGCGTGGAGGCTGGGCCGCTCTGCTCTCTGACTTGACCAGAAGCCCCAGGCCCTTGCCCCCGGGGACTTGGCCAGGGGGCTGCTGGTCCCTGACTTCTGGGCTGACGGCACCCCTGGCTGCTTCTCCTGGGCCCTCCCCCTGGGCTTCGGTCCACCACTGTCCCTCCCCCAGGAGCCCTTCTTGCCCCTGGTCTGGAGAGCTGCGGGCCTGGAGACATTGCTGGGCCTGCAGCTGGGGGCCTGTGTGACAAAGGGGGTTATCAGCAGCTGACCTCACCTGgcccctctccttttgcttctgGGGCTCATTCAGGGAAACAAGGTGGAGCCCACCTCAGCCCTGAGGAGAGTGAGTCAGGCGGTTCCCCTACAGTGCGCTGCCTACCGAGGGCTGGACTCCGGACCCCATGCGAGTTTTCAGcttgtgtcttttatttctttttttctttcttttttttttttttaaagattttatttatttatttgacagagagagatcacaagcaggcagagagagagaggaggaagcaggctccctgctgagcagagagcccgatgtgggcctcgatcccaggaccctgagatcatgacctgagccgaaggcagcggcttaacccactgagccacccgggcgccctgtcttttatttctttatttatttttaaatttagcttgTGTCTTTCTACTCCATGTTTGCAGAGCTGCCTCCCCATTTCTGCCTCTTCATTTGGGGGGTTTGTCTCCTGCTGTGCAGCCTGGgggttccacactgagcacagcatCTCGTGTCTCTCTTTCAGCAGGATTTCCCTTCAGCAGACCTCTCTGGGGCTCCCAGGGACAGGGCAAGGGTGAGGCATCGAGCTCGAGCCAGCAGATGGGAGACGACAAGGAGAAGGCAGGTGTGTACAGAGGTGACAGGTGGGCGGGCACTGTGGCACGGGCCTGTGGGCTCCTTGCCGTCACTCCCGGGTGCCCCTTGTCAGCGCGGGCTCTCTGTTGCCTGGGGTGCAGACCCATGCCAGGGACAGTGCTGCCGGCGTCCTGTCCTCTGCCGGGGTGGTGGCTTTTCCTTCCAGGGTCCTCGCTCTTACCTTCCTTTCCTGAATTCCCCTGGGTCCCTCACGGAAGTCTTTTCTGTCTTGCTGGAAACTCTTTCTCCAGGAGCCATTGAGGCGGGCAAGGAGGAGCCGGCCCCATCCCTGGCAGCCCTGGGGGATGCGAAGGCTTCcagaagcagggtggggagaaCCCCGGGGGATGTCCTGCCGTGCAGGCAGCAAACCGGCAGTGGCCAGAGCTCAGGGCCGGCCAGAGACGGTGGGCAGCTGGGTCCCCTGCAAGAGATGCCAGCAAAACCGGCGCCACCCAATGCCAGCCTCACGGAGAAAGCCAGAGAGGGGCAGGTGGGCCCCCCCGAGAGCGGCGAGGAGGGCCTGGTCCCCGACGGTGATGCCGGCAAGAAGACGTACAAGTGTGAGCAGTGCGGCAAGGCCTTCAGCTGGCACTCGCACCTCGTCACCCACCGGCGCACGCACACAGGTGAGAAGCCCTACACCTGCACGGACTGCGGCAAACGCTTCGGCCGCAGCTCACACCTCATCCAGCACCAGATCATCCACACAGGCGAGAAGCCCTacacctgcccctcctgctggaAGAGCTTCAGCCACCACTCGACGCTGATCCAGCACCAGCGCATCCACACGGGCGAGAAGCCCTACGTGTGTGACCGTTGCGCCAAGCGCTTCACCCGCCGCTCGGACCTGGTCACCCACCAGGGCACGCACACAGGCGCCAAGCCCCACAAGTGCCCCGTCTGCAGCAAGTGCTTCACGCAGAGCTCGGCCCTGGTCACCCACCAGCGCACGCACACCGGGGTCAAGCCCTACCCATGCCCCGAGTGCGGCAAGTGCTTCAGCCAGCGCTCCAACCTCATCGCGCACAACCGCACGCACACGGGC
Proteins encoded:
- the ZNF205 gene encoding zinc finger protein 205 isoform X1, which codes for MSEPSRECISPFWRPCFAGFTSARQAPGQSWQGLANDLAVLPTSEIEMSADGGGTRAAQDKERALEVPGHGHPCPEMLSESEEMVPLGATRESPHIKMEPEEPHPEGAWQGDGAPGTPSWVSLSQGSKEKALFLPGGALPSPQIPVLAREGRTRDRQMAAALLTAWSQMPVTFEDVALYLSREEWGRLDHAQQSFYRDVLQKRNGLSLAGFPFSRPLWGSQGQGKGEASSSSQQMGDDKEKAGAIEAGKEEPAPSLAALGDAKASRSRVGRTPGDVLPCRQQTGSGQSSGPARDGGQLGPLQEMPAKPAPPNASLTEKAREGQVGPPESGEEGLVPDGDAGKKTYKCEQCGKAFSWHSHLVTHRRTHTGEKPYTCTDCGKRFGRSSHLIQHQIIHTGEKPYTCPSCWKSFSHHSTLIQHQRIHTGEKPYVCDRCAKRFTRRSDLVTHQGTHTGAKPHKCPVCSKCFTQSSALVTHQRTHTGVKPYPCPECGKCFSQRSNLIAHNRTHTGEKPYHCLDCGKSFSHSSHLTAHQRTHRGVRPYSCPLCGKSFSRRSNLHRHEKIHTTGPKALAMLMLGAAGALAAPPPAPT
- the ZNF205 gene encoding zinc finger protein 205 isoform X2, producing MSEPSRECISPFWRPCFAGFTSARQAPGQSWQGLANDLAVLPTSEIEMSADGGGTRAAQDKERALEVPGHGHPCPEMLSESEEMVPLGATRESPHIKMEPEEPHPEGAWQGDGAPGTPSWVSLSQGSKEKALFLPGGALPSPQIPVLAREGRTRDRQMAAALLTAWSQMPVTFEDVALYLSREEWGRLDHAQQSFYRDVLQKRNGLSLGFPFSRPLWGSQGQGKGEASSSSQQMGDDKEKAGAIEAGKEEPAPSLAALGDAKASRSRVGRTPGDVLPCRQQTGSGQSSGPARDGGQLGPLQEMPAKPAPPNASLTEKAREGQVGPPESGEEGLVPDGDAGKKTYKCEQCGKAFSWHSHLVTHRRTHTGEKPYTCTDCGKRFGRSSHLIQHQIIHTGEKPYTCPSCWKSFSHHSTLIQHQRIHTGEKPYVCDRCAKRFTRRSDLVTHQGTHTGAKPHKCPVCSKCFTQSSALVTHQRTHTGVKPYPCPECGKCFSQRSNLIAHNRTHTGEKPYHCLDCGKSFSHSSHLTAHQRTHRGVRPYSCPLCGKSFSRRSNLHRHEKIHTTGPKALAMLMLGAAGALAAPPPAPT
- the ZNF205 gene encoding zinc finger protein 205 isoform X3 is translated as MSADGGGTRAAQDKERALEVPGHGHPCPEMLSESEEMVPLGATRESPHIKMEPEEPHPEGAWQGDGAPGTPSWVSLSQGSKEKALFLPGGALPSPQIPVLAREGRTRDRQMAAALLTAWSQMPVTFEDVALYLSREEWGRLDHAQQSFYRDVLQKRNGLSLAGFPFSRPLWGSQGQGKGEASSSSQQMGDDKEKAGAIEAGKEEPAPSLAALGDAKASRSRVGRTPGDVLPCRQQTGSGQSSGPARDGGQLGPLQEMPAKPAPPNASLTEKAREGQVGPPESGEEGLVPDGDAGKKTYKCEQCGKAFSWHSHLVTHRRTHTGEKPYTCTDCGKRFGRSSHLIQHQIIHTGEKPYTCPSCWKSFSHHSTLIQHQRIHTGEKPYVCDRCAKRFTRRSDLVTHQGTHTGAKPHKCPVCSKCFTQSSALVTHQRTHTGVKPYPCPECGKCFSQRSNLIAHNRTHTGEKPYHCLDCGKSFSHSSHLTAHQRTHRGVRPYSCPLCGKSFSRRSNLHRHEKIHTTGPKALAMLMLGAAGALAAPPPAPT